From the Lactuca sativa cultivar Salinas chromosome 9, Lsat_Salinas_v11, whole genome shotgun sequence genome, the window ATTTAATTTGCTAGTTTCTTGGTTGTCATGTTCACCAATTACCAATCGTTTATTTTTTGTTCAACAAATCTTGACCTTTTTGAGGTTTGTATGCCTCATTGCGGAGGTTTATCTTTTGAAACAATTAtggaatgtttatatatatatatatatatatatatatatatatatatatatatatatatatatatatatatatatatatatatatatatatatattgatggcctatttgatgttttttattttgtttgaaaaattggTTGTCTTCTCTTTTCAAACAAAAGTTCTCTTGTTGGTATTGTTggtgttattttttttttctgaatgtAGGATTTGGAATTCTTTATTCAATAGTAAATTTTAATGGCCTTTTCtgaatgttatttttttttttatttttttattttttttcgatTGTAGGATTTTTCTATCATCTTGTTTGTAAAATTTCATCATACTCCATTCAGTAGTTGGTTTGTTTGTTGTAGAATATTATGATTTTATTCAGTATACAAGTTTTGGTTCAGGTTATGTATTATTGTTATATATTTCATGTTTGCTAATAAAGTTAAgataattgtttgatttttggtcgTTTTGCTTATATTTCATATAATTGGGCTTTTGTAATATGTATTAAAAGAAAAATAGGTTGGAGATGTCTCCTAGAGTTATAAAATCTGGGTTTTTAACAAATTGTAAGTCTGTTTATAGATTTGGCCTTTGTGGTTTGTTTTTTATATGAGTGTTCACAGTGGGTTTGCATTTTCAAAGCTTATAAATACTATGGTTTAAAGGATTTCATGACTTCAAGTCATGGTTATCCAAAAATAGTCCGAAAAAAAAATCCATTACAAAAGAAGCTATATTAACCAGTTCAAGATTACAAGATCAAAACATAAGCTTTACATTTTCCATCTATCTACTTCCAAAAAGCACTTCAGACATAAGTCtttatagctttttttttttaacaaaataataatatCTTCATTTCATAATTAAATAGTTTTGTAAATTTTATTACGTTTAGTAACGttgtttatttgttattttttctatttatttaagATTTTATTGTATGACATACCTTTAATGGTAAGGAAAATAAAGAATTTCTTTTATTAatgattataattataattagacAAAAAAGGAATTTTTTTTTGCTTATAATCTGacaaaataggaaaaaaaaagatACTATACCTAATTGTTTGGTGTAGTGGGTGATCCTGTGTGAGTGGTGAGTGTGTGCTTTGATTTTTCATATGAGacccattttttttttctttttcatctccTAGACTCCTACCATACCATAGTACAATGTATCTCCAAAATAAATCTCGATCGCAGTGTTAGCTAAGATTATCGATTCATCACTTGCGGTGGTAGAAACCATGTCGAATCATGTCTATCTTCATGTTGTTTCTATTCTTTTGGTGGTGGTCGGAAACTATAATTATGTCAGAGTTTTCGTCTATGGTGTGGTTGATGAATACGGAAGAGATGATTTTCCCGCTGAATTCGTTTTTGGTTCCGGAACTTCTGCTTATCAGGTATTTGCTTGCTCGTAATTCATATCTTCGTCTGAAGTCTGGAAAGTTGATTTGGAGGTAACTTTAACTGTGTCTGTGTGTGATAAGGTTGAAGGAGCAGTGCTGGAAGATGGAAGAAGTTTCAGCATTTGGGACACCTTCGCCCACTCAGGTACGTAATACAAGTAGAAATTTCAGTGGCCATTCACCTGACTCGTTGGATTTTGGGGTCAgtgtcaaaactgaaaattttgggTGTTTCGATGTAAGTTTTCATTGTGAATTTTCAAACTAGAATAAGATAATGATCCGATTAAAGTTAGGTCGTTAGCTCCTGTTACAACTCAGCACCTGATATGGATCAGTTTTTCAAGCTCCAAAATTCTTTAAACCAGAATTTGATTCTTCCTTTGGAGGTGAGTTccaaacacaatatatatatatatatatatatatatatatatatatatatatatatatatatatatatatatatatatatatatatatatatatatatatatatttttttatcgaCGCTCTAGTTTATTCGAGAGTTATTGGTAAATTTTGCTATAAAAGTATTGAGTTTGTTACCATTcggtattaaaagtttaaatttgattattaaaatgcaataataatttgattattaaaattCATCTTTCAAACTGTGCAAGGCTTTCAAAGCCTTAAGTGGGTCCACATGTATACACACAATTATTATTGCATTAtaataatcaaattacaaaatcATTGAAAAGGTTAAATGCCTACTATTTCTTGATTGTTCTATATTATAATATTTACTTCTATGTTAAATTAAACGTAGTCTTCCACGGATAGTATTGCAGTGATATGGATAGTTATTGCAAAAGCTTATGTGACAAATTTGAAAGACAAATAGTCTTCCACGGATTAGGATGACCTTAGCCATTGAAACAAACCATAGCATGTTATGGGTCTACGTGGCATGCTCAATAGGCTAATTTTAACTACACCCGTTCATGTGGTGCTGATAAGGAATTCACataattttttctaaaaaaaacgttttattattattattattattaataatttgaATTGAGAAATGAACAATGGACTTCTGGGTTTAAGATTTTGGCAACAACATTTTTATATAGGTTTTGTCCTTATAGTTTTTGGGTTTCATATTTTGACCACATAACAATTTTGTATATTTGCAGATTTTGTCCCTAAAATTTTTAAGTTTAAAACATTGGCCACGAGGCATTTGTATGTTGGCAGATTTAGTCCctatgtaaaaaataaattacaaaaattatcCCCGTAATTTATAGAAAATGTCCATTTGcagtttttttttcattaacgGTCCATATGTTTAAAATTTTTGTATGTTGGCAGGTTTGGCCCTGTgtagaaaataaattacaaaaactgTCCCTGTAATTTACAAAAAATGTCCCTATGTTGTTTTTTTTACAGAAACGCTACATGTGcttaaaaaattacaaaattggTCCCTATCTGGTAACTAGTAACTGAATGTGGACATTTTGTCAGAAATCAAAATCACAAAAGTCCTTGGACTATAACTGTAATGTATCCGAAAAAAAAGAATACACCATGACTAGGGTTTGGTTTATTAAGATAGTTTAGGAGATGGCATGCAGCATGAAAATGAGGAATTCTTGGCTTAGACATAAATTGGGACAACCTTTGAACAACAAAAGAAATGTCTAGCCTAGTAATCTTTAAGTATAGCATTCGTCCAACAAGTCTTTGATACTGATATGTATCACTAAACTCTTCTCCATTATATGTACTTAATGAAGAATATGGATCCATAGGAGTGGCTGTTGACTTTGCAGCTAGAAGACCAACATCTTCGATTAGTTGTAAGTCATAAGTCCCTTCCATAGGAGTCCCAAGTTCAAATCCTAGGAGCTACTGATCAGGGGTTAGCATATATAAATTTATCACTCACCTTTAGATATTTAGGGTCTTACCGCTTTACGCTCCTATATATTGATTAGCGAGAAGGATATCGATTCATGGGAAATTATCACAATAACAATGATCTATTTCACATATCTTGTACCTATTACTCTAAATAAAATCTCTTGAACTTCAAGTACCATTGCCATGGTACTAGCTTTAATCCATACAGACTTTTATCTAAAATACCATAAAGGCCGAGCCCAAAAGTCATTATAGTGACGATCATGTCCATTTAGCAATCATCAAACTCCACAACTCAAATTTTAGGTTGGGTATCACATTGTTGATGTTGTTAGGGAGTTGAAGATCAGAAATCTATTTCAAAGTGTACACTTTATATGGGGTTATGAAGGACTAATTTTGGATATGATTCTTGCTCCAAAATTTCAGGTTTCTATAGCGGTGCAAATGGAGACATAGCATGTGATGGGTATCATAAATACAAGGTACACACCCTAGCTAGGATTTCAATCAAGAACAGTTGAATACAACATGTTTAAGTGCAACTTTAATAGTTTCCTAGAGTCTGACTGCATGTGGATGTTGCAGGAAGACATTCAACTTATGGCAGACACAGGTTTGGAAGCATATAGATTTTCCATCTCTTGGTCCAGACTCGTCCCAAGTATGTATATATGTTGTCTACTCAATAGTATAATGATAAAAACTTCAGTGTAACTCCACTTGTAGTCTTTATTATTCATGGTCTTAATTTTTGTAGATGGAAGAGGATCTGTCAATGTAAAGGGCTTACAATTCTACAACGATTTCATCAATAGGCTTATCACCCATGGTTAGATACATATATTACTACCGCATATATAATACAAGTTAAATAGCTAACTAACCAAACAATGTGTAAAAATTAAGGTTGATAATTAATTTGTTCTTCGCCCAACAAAATGTAATCTCTAATTTTCGACAATTCTGATTATGCAGGAATACAGCCACATGTTACATTACATCATGATGATCTACCACAGATACTTGAAGATGAATATGGAGGATGGATTAGTAGAAAATCAGTGTACATTTCTTTCTAGCTAAAACTGTGGTTCCATAACCCCCTATGAATATGATGTTTATGGAACTAGTTCTCCTTGTAGGATATGATTTAACATGCTTTACCATTTGTAAATGCAGGAAAGACTACGTTGCGTATGCTGATGTTTGCTTCAGAGAATTTGGTGATAGGGTTTTGCATTGGACTACCATTAATGAAGCCAATGTGTATGCTTTAGGTGGTTATGATGTGGGTTTCTTACCTCCTGGACGTTGTTCTTCCCCATTTGGTTACATTAACTGTAGCAGAGGCGACTCTACTACTGAGCCATACCTTGCAGCTCACCATATGCTTCTGGCACATGCATCAACTGTGAAATTGTACCGTGAAAAATACAAGGTTATTTAAAATTCTGGTCTTTCCATGATTTGATGCATTCAATATACCATCCATCCATCCATATGTTCTTACCTTTGTCTTCAAGAAACATTCACGACAATGACACTATCTTTCTTGATGGAAGATCCTAACATCAACTTTCTTTGTTGaagaactctctctctctattatatATCTTCCTTTGtcgaaaaaagaaagaaagaaacattCACTAATATGGGTGATGATGATGCAGGCCATGCAACATGGTTTTGTTGGATTAAATGTCTTTGCGTATTGGTTTGAACCTTATACAAACACAACGGAAGATGTCAAAGCTACACAAAGAGCCCATGACTTCTATTTGGGCTGGTGAGTTATTATAAAATCCCTACTAGTATTGGAATCGAAGTAATTTCAATTTGATTTTTGTGTTCAGGTTTTTGAATCCTTTGGTGAATGGGGACTACCCAGAAATAGTGAAGAAGAATGCAGGCAACCGAATTCCAACTTTTACCGAACTTGAATCAGAGAGAATTAAGGGTTCATTTGATTTCATTGGCATAAATCACTACAGCACGCTATATGTAAAGGACAACCCAAGTAGTCTTGAAACGGATACCAGGGATGTTCTTGGAGACATGGCAGCAACccttatatgtatgtatgtcCACCAAGTAAACAACCTATACCTTtgatgctatatatatatatatatatatatatatatatatatatatatatatatatatatatagttagttagttagttagttagttagttggaTCTACTTCTCTTAAGCCGAAAATTCATTTAACTTTTATGTTTTTCTCCCGTTTGGTGTATATTACCATGCATCTAGCCCAACGTTATCCAGTGTTGCCCTCCTTCCTTGAGGTTGATGGTTCAAGTCCTGTTGTGGACATAAATGTATTTAAGGAGTAGTTTGAAAATAGGTTAGGTTTgtcgtttaaaaaaaatgaatttcgTCTTAGAAGCAATAAAATCGGCACTTAAACAAGCAATCACTACTCAATCGTTAGACAAAACTAACACCGACATGATGTGTGCATTTCTTGACTTTGGATTGTAGATGGCGGAGATGATGGAAATGGATCCCTTCCAACTCAGGTTTGAATATATGTCGTTTGTTGTTACACTTTTCGTATTTTTGCTTTCATTTATCCTACTTTAGTACTTAATTTCttaatttctttttatatttttaatctcaGTTCCTGGTGAATCCAATGGGTCTCGAAAAGCTTCTTAACTatttaaaggaagaatatgaGAATCCTCCTATCTATATCCATGAAAATGGTATATAAATCAAACCAATTACTTATAAAATTTTCGTATTATCTATTGAAATAAGCAAAAGAACTTGATGCACATGTATATACTAGTACCTTTTTTGTAGTGTAGAAAAACCATAAAGATTTGTTTTTCTAGTGCATCACCCATATGTTTTTGTTACTTATCCATTGTTGAGGTGGCCTTAAGTCTTTGCAGCTTTGAAAGGGTTCAAATGAGACTTACTATTCTTGTGAAACATGGGGATGCATTTCTGTCCATACATTTTGGgaaaaaatgtcaaaatatttcaaaaaCAATAAATGACATTAATTTCCGTCATTTTTAACATCTAAAcaacatataaaaaatatataacaaaaaatcATCATTCTAGTGAAATATTCTAGCAGAATATTATTCATAAAAATATAATGTgtaatattctatcaaaatatTACAAATGTGCAAAATTTTAAAatcttaataatatttttatagaaTATTTCACTAGAACGGTAAtagttttgtttattatatattttttaatgttaaAAGTAACAAAattaatactatatatatatatatatatatatatatatatatatatatatatatatatatatatatatatatatatatatatatatatctttttgcCACCATGCAACATCCTAAatatggttgtatgatattgacAAATAATTTTTCGGCAGGCCAAGAACAACCACGTAATGGAACATTGACGGACACCCCAAGGGTAGAGTACTTGCATGCGTATATTGGTGCTTTATTGGATGCAGTAAGGTATGCCTCTACTCGGCTCTATGAAGAGAAAGTTGGACCTGTCCATCTTTTCAGAGCTTAACATATGGTTATTTTTGTCCATGACATGGTAACAGGAATGGATCAAACATGATGGGATATTTTGTTTGGTCCTTCTTCGATCTCTTTGAGCTGTTGGATGGCTATAATTCTGGTTTTGGTCTATATTATGTTGATTTGGATGACAAAGAATTGACTCGGTATCCTAAGCTTTCTGCTCATTGGTATGCCAAATTTTTGAAAGGAAAGAACATGAGTGACATAATTCTAAACTTGAAGGTAAAGGACTCTTTCTCTGCTTCACATTAATTATCTTTTGCCTTTGGGGATGTTGTAACATGATCATTATTAGCCATGTACTTATAATCGTTACCAAGTTGACGATACTTGGTTACATTTTTGCAATTTAAATAACATGCATTGTGTTTTGCGTATATGAACAAATTTTGGTTTATTTCCTAGTGTAAAATTTCTAGTATTGTCAGCTTCGATATATAGGAGAAGGAAAGTGTAACATCCCTCGCTAGAGACTATTTGAAAACACAGTTAAGGAAAGCGTAACACCCCTTGCGAAGTTGTTAACAATAAAATATCACAACATGGTTCAAGCTCACCACACATTCTATGGTCTTGTTAAAATCCAAGCTGATCCTTAACCCTAATTCAGGGTCTTCAATCTAAACATGTACCAAAATACGTTAGGGAATTGATTTGTCTAGTGAGTCACCTGAAGTTGATTCATTTAGAGTAGAGGATGACgatccaagaaaggaaagaaaccctaatttttaggggcgactcggcgagtccaaggaggaactcggcgagtccgagcgggatccgggtcgaggagtaagtgaccgactcggcgagtcggccaagatgactcggcgagtctgatctgTCCGTGGAAATCCCTAAATTcgagacttggagcctatataaacgtcttaatcttcttcctagggttccttactgcctctttagccctggataccaaaccctagccgtcatatcctttgattgagccattagttgccttggaaggtgcattaaagcttggagaaggaagaaggaacttggaggagcaagaagggactacagatctgggattgtgagttcattctgagcatttggaggtaataaactagttcctggaccctttttgcacctagatctatatgtggttgttggggctttttagccataatgttattattttgagttagaagccagatctgaggttgctacttcagatctaagcatattatggtcttgagaagcctaaagtagcagcccttgagttgattatggagcctccttgccttaaaccctagtttatggtgtattttgcttagatctccttctctacacgtaaagtttgcaactttacgtgaggaataggcttgggaagggtagatctacagatttgagtccctgcatgactcaaaagtcctctgcatgtatgaaggaccggatggactcggcgagtcctttgagtgaactcgacgagtagcttgaagatgaggaggaactcgacgagtgggatgaacagctcgtcgagtcggatgaagttgggcatgaactcggcgagttggatgaagattgccttgtactcggcgagtctgttcttggactcggcgagtcaggtcgcgaaaccccaaaaccttcgagtttagactcgaatcagtgagtcgattagagacttggtgagttggacaggtcaggactcggaaatcggtagactcggcgagtcatggattgactcgacgagtagagtcgcgagtggaaggactctggacttatgaactcggcgagtcagtagggtgactcgacgagtagggttgacctggaaggttgactttgaccaggactttgactttgacctgagttgacttggttgcctttcgggggtcagttagactcagtgttgccttgacattggtagctcagggagcgagtggagcaggggttcagagagttgtcggtcaacagccagaggattatcagcagagttcagcagtgcgaggtgagtctcctcactgtttgtatgggtctaaggcaccaatgccggcccatttagaatatgcatgaaagaccagggggtggctcctGGAACActgtatgttattatggatgataggaagacccgggggttagccctaggcaatatgcatgaaaggccagggggcggctcctggcacactgtatgttattatggatgataggaagacccaggggttagccttaggcaatatgcatgaaagaccagggggcggctcctggcacactgtatgttattatggatgataggaagacccgggggttagccctaggcaatatgaatgaaagaccagggggcggctcctggcacacagtatgttattatggatgataggaagacccgggggttagccctaggcaatatgcatgaaagaccagggggtggctcctggcacacagtatgttattatggatgacaGGAAGACCCGGggattagccctaggcaatatgtatgaaagaccaggaggtggctccaggcgcattgtatgctattatatatatgaaagaccaggaggtggcttctggcacactgtatgctgtttagctaagtagattagtatgtacggttgtctttgtgatacttgcataaaagaccaggaggtggcccttggtttgagggattcggacatgctctcgggtgtgtctgaactcaaactgaggaattggtatggaagttttcaaaatgaaacggcagttttgtaaaaagagagttttgggaaagaaaacagttttagaaaggcaaaaataattcagaaaggaaagaactttgaaaagagaaaaagggtgtggtgcatgcaatcaaccgagctcaagtaagtaccgcaaaatacccatacaagtttatgttatgattatcagttgatagaacagtatgctagattaggactaaggatctaggaatgatgccttatgtgtctattatatgtgttttgagctgcatgatagtgctgattagacagtagtaggatagcttgtttaggttatgtctgagtttatgagtttgtgttgcatgctagtttagaTTCTTGCtatttggatatgattgcttgagtatgttgtggttagattttccccttgtccgaatgctgactgctttgtgcattgtggaattttgatgggagttagccattaggtggatacgtcacgtcacatgtgatcagggttgaataatctcagagtgatggatttggccctattgcgcagctcttgtttgagtccaaccgttgtagggatgagtcttttacttgaaggattatctgagacTCGTcatatgtgatggtatccaggtaatggctaattggcatcacaaggagaccttcagcagctgaggactggtttgagttgagttagaggtttccctagggtaagcctaggatgagataatGCTGGGAGAAGTGGtaatggataagggacctggtggagtcgaagcaattcctgaggaaagtacggatagatgtggaaggtagtatgggcccgtactactaaaagcagaggatccgtactcgattcgggaagggtcgagacaagaccgggaacctggtagtgcgtgtgtttgaTCTTGCAGTAGTGACccgtattctgatagtggttgcgttatattttcagcatggtgacgttgcgagagagaccagtgggcgggtCAGGATCCGGTTCGGGCGCGAGATCCGAACCAGTTGATGATGGGTtgcgcgagttcatcgcatctgagattacgagaggcatccttgaggcgaccccggtcattttcgggtcgatcaaggaggggatcattgagctgatggaggatcgcctccgagctttcaggagtgatttggcgtcTGGCCAGGCAAGTACgcgcacgctgtccttcaaggacttcagagggtgtggtgcgccggattttcacggggtgaaaaaccccattgctgccaggagatggatcacagacattgagtctgcacagttgacgagcttctgcccggatgggtcgaaggtccgctttgcggaggcatgtttgagagacagagctagagattggtgggagtcaattggagactcattgggagcctcggtcgTCGAGgatatgacctggtcagacttcgtgaccaggtttagggcggagtttgcgccggaagtggagcttcagcagctggccagagaatTCCTAGAAATGAGACAGACGatagagtcggtgacggagattaccgccaagtttcgggagagggccctATTAGTTCCTCAGTATGCAAGGGATGATGAGATgtagaggacccgctatcatgaaaTGTTGAGAGCGGAGATTCGGGAGCATGTCGgagattcgggagcatgtcagcttctcggcatgcccgaccttggactttatgattgccagagctagggagagggagatcgatctggagcacatTGCGAAGAGGAAGTCAGATCAGACATTCACATTGGAGGGTcctgggaagagacccaagacttcagatcaaCGATTAGTGGGTCGGCAGGACCaaagtcagtgcagcacgtgcgggaaaccgcacgagggagtgtgtcgttccaggggttccggctgctacaagtgtggcagtgatggtcacgtcagcagggactgcccacggggggcaagcccattatattttcattgcaatcaggtgggccacaagaggaCCGACTGACCGACGAtgaggggaggagcagggagTGCGCCTGCCCCAACGACTATGAGGTTTACGCATGGGCGAGAGGGTAGTGCCTTGCAGTGACAGATGCGGAAGATCTGGATTACAGCAAGGAATGTTGCAGTTACATATCTATGACTATTTTCATTCCTATGAGAATTAGGGAAGTTTTTACCCTGGACTCAGGCGATTTTATGTATGATTTGTCTCTCTGCTTGTATTTGGATTGTATTTTGGaattgtcatatgccaattgcataccaggaGATATTAGTAGCTAGTGTAGGTCATCTTTCACTTCGGGTTCGAAGTGTCCAATATCATCTCGGTTACGGTTGAAAATGGTTCGGGAGTGGTCAGCCACCATCATCAGGGTTTGATGGTTCTAATTTGGACGTTCGGGATGGCTTTCAGAAGCATCAAGGAAAGTGGCTTATCACCAAGGAGTCTGTGCCCAGTTATTCGGACTATAAGGACAGTAGTCAGAGCTTAGGGGATTTTTTTTAGCATCAGGGATGCGGGAGGTGTTCTTCTAGTATTTAGTAATCATACGGTAGTTGGAGTGGGCTAGAGACGGATCGCTAGCAGGGATAGGGCGATGGTGGTTATCATGCCTATCGTGTAAGGAAGGAAGGAATGGAAATCTTCGGGTTTTCGCAGGCAGTAAAGACTTAGCTGAGGCTAAGTGGGGAAGAAACAATCAGGTTATGGGAGTAGAAGGGGTTTTGAAACTAGGTTAAGTTTCGCTCTCCTGTTAGGAAGAAAGACGGCTCAGGTGACTGTATGATTGGAGGATAGTGTAAATTGGAAGTTGGGAAGAACTTGCCAATTGTGAGACCTCATTCTCGAAATTTCTGGTCGCGAATTACATAGGAATCGGTTGGGAGTTCCATTTGGGACATGAGTACCACTTGGGAGTACTCGATTGTGCTGTATGATCAACTATGGGTTagtcgtagcatccactagcagctaGTCGGTGTGGAAAGGTGTTGTCAGACTACCggatggccgtagcattcaccagtggctAAATAGTAAGAGAAGTATATTAAGACTGCAGTGTGGTCCGTAGCAATCGTATGTGAGGTGTAACAGCccgaatttcca encodes:
- the LOC128125847 gene encoding beta-glucosidase 11-like isoform X2, translating into MSNHVYLHVVSILLVVVGNYNYVRVFVYGVVDEYGRDDFPAEFVFGSGTSAYQVEGAVLEDGRSFSIWDTFAHSGFYSGANGDIACDGYHKYKEDIQLMADTGLEAYRFSISWSRLVPNGRGSVNVKGLQFYNDFINRLITHGIQPHVTLHHDDLPQILEDEYGGWISRKSVKDYVAYADVCFREFGDRVLHWTTINEANVYALGGYDVGFLPPGRCSSPFGYINCSRGDSTTEPYLAAHHMLLAHASTVKLYREKYKAMQHGFVGLNVFAYWFEPYTNTTEDVKATQRAHDFYLGWFLNPLVNGDYPEIVKKNAGNRIPTFTELESERIKGSFDFIGINHYSTLYVKDNPSSLETDTRDVLGDMAATLIYGGDDGNGSLPTQFLVNPMGLEKLLNYLKEEYENPPIYIHENGQEQPRNGTLTDTPRVEYLHAYIGALLDAVRNGSNMMGYFVWSFFDLFELLDGYNSGFGLYYVDLDDKELTRYPKLSAHWYAKFLKGKNMSDIILNLKVLPVADNGARDDRMAHTID
- the LOC128125847 gene encoding beta-glucosidase 11-like isoform X4, producing MSNHVYLHVVSILLVVVGNYNYVRVFVYGVVDEYGRDDFPAEFVFGSGTSAYQVEGAVLEDGRSFSIWDTFAHSGFYSGANGDIACDGYHKYKEDIQLMADTGLEAYRFSISWSRLVPNGRGSVNVKGLQFYNDFINRLITHGIQPHVTLHHDDLPQILEDEYGGWISRKSVKDYVAYADVCFREFGDRVLHWTTINEANVYALGGYDVGFLPPGRCSSPFGYINCSRGDSTTEPYLAAHHMLLAHASTVKLYREKYKAMQHGFVGLNVFAYWFEPYTNTTEDVKATQRAHDFYLGWFLNPLVNGDYPEIVKKNAGNRIPTFTELESERIKGSFDFIGINHYSTLYVKDNPSSLETDTRDVLGDMAATLIYGGDDGNGSLPTQFLVNPMGLEKLLNYLKEEYENPPIYIHENGQEQPRNGTLTDTPRVEYLHAYIGALLDAVRNGSNMMGYFVWSFFDLFELLDGYNSGFGLYYVDLDDKELTRYPKLSAHWYAKFLKGKNMSDIILNLKR
- the LOC128125847 gene encoding beta-glucosidase 11-like isoform X3, with protein sequence MSNHVYLHVVSILLVVVGNYNYVRVFVYGVVDEYGRDDFPAEFVFGSGTSAYQVEGAVLEDGRSFSIWDTFAHSGFYSGANGDIACDGYHKYKEDIQLMADTGLEAYRFSISWSRLVPNGRGSVNVKGLQFYNDFINRLITHGIQPHVTLHHDDLPQILEDEYGGWISRKSVKDYVAYADVCFREFGDRVLHWTTINEANVYALGGYDVGFLPPGRCSSPFGYINCSRGDSTTEPYLAAHHMLLAHASTVKLYREKYKAMQHGFVGLNVFAYWFEPYTNTTEDVKATQRAHDFYLGWFLNPLVNGDYPEIVKKNAGNRIPTFTELESERIKGSFDFIGINHYSTLYVKDNPSSLETDTRDVLGDMAATLIYGGDDGNGSLPTQFLVNPMGLEKLLNYLKEEYENPPIYIHENGQEQPRNGTLTDTPRVEYLHAYIGALLDAVRNGSNMMGYFVWSFFDLFELLDGYNSGFGLYYVDLDDKELTRYPKLSAHWYAKFLKGKNMSDIILNLKGFSGFSIVAKHF
- the LOC128125847 gene encoding beta-glucosidase 11-like isoform X1, translated to MSNHVYLHVVSILLVVVGNYNYVRVFVYGVVDEYGRDDFPAEFVFGSGTSAYQVEGAVLEDGRSFSIWDTFAHSGFYSGANGDIACDGYHKYKEDIQLMADTGLEAYRFSISWSRLVPNGRGSVNVKGLQFYNDFINRLITHGIQPHVTLHHDDLPQILEDEYGGWISRKSVKDYVAYADVCFREFGDRVLHWTTINEANVYALGGYDVGFLPPGRCSSPFGYINCSRGDSTTEPYLAAHHMLLAHASTVKLYREKYKAMQHGFVGLNVFAYWFEPYTNTTEDVKATQRAHDFYLGWFLNPLVNGDYPEIVKKNAGNRIPTFTELESERIKGSFDFIGINHYSTLYVKDNPSSLETDTRDVLGDMAATLIYGGDDGNGSLPTQFLVNPMGLEKLLNYLKEEYENPPIYIHENGQEQPRNGTLTDTPRVEYLHAYIGALLDAVRNGSNMMGYFVWSFFDLFELLDGYNSGFGLYYVDLDDKELTRYPKLSAHWYAKFLKGKNMSDIILNLKVLVMTVGRCRLDLYTRMRFL
- the LOC128125847 gene encoding beta-glucosidase 11-like isoform X5 produces the protein MADTGLEAYRFSISWSRLVPNGRGSVNVKGLQFYNDFINRLITHGIQPHVTLHHDDLPQILEDEYGGWISRKSVKDYVAYADVCFREFGDRVLHWTTINEANVYALGGYDVGFLPPGRCSSPFGYINCSRGDSTTEPYLAAHHMLLAHASTVKLYREKYKAMQHGFVGLNVFAYWFEPYTNTTEDVKATQRAHDFYLGWFLNPLVNGDYPEIVKKNAGNRIPTFTELESERIKGSFDFIGINHYSTLYVKDNPSSLETDTRDVLGDMAATLIYGGDDGNGSLPTQFLVNPMGLEKLLNYLKEEYENPPIYIHENGQEQPRNGTLTDTPRVEYLHAYIGALLDAVRNGSNMMGYFVWSFFDLFELLDGYNSGFGLYYVDLDDKELTRYPKLSAHWYAKFLKGKNMSDIILNLKVLVMTVGRCRLDLYTRMRFL